The genomic segment TTTGAACGTGCTGCCAAGATCTCTGGTGCCCGTTTTGCCATCCTTAAGGGTTTTGCCTCCCGTCTTGATCGAGCCCTGACGAATTTCATGCTCGACCTTCATACCCAAAAGCATGGTTATACTGAAGTCTTGCCACCATTTTTGGTAAATTCGGCATCTCTGACGGCAACGGGGCAACTTCCTAAGTTTAAAGAGGATCTCTTTGCCATTAAGGACTGGGATCTCTATCTCATTCCCACCGCCGAAGTGCCTGTTACCAATATCCACCGTGATGAAACCATCGCTGAGCAGGATCTGCCCATAAAATACACCGCCTTCACCCCATGCTTTCGCTCTGAAGCCGGATCTCACGGACGTGACACCCGTGGTCTTGTCCGTCAGCATCAGTTTAACAAGGTAGAGCTGGTGAAGTTCACCACCCCGGAACGGTCAACGGATGAACTGGAAAGCCTGCTTGGCGATGCCGAAGAGGTTCTTCAGCTTCTTGGCTTGCACTACCGGGTAGTTAAACTCTGTACCGGTGATCTTGGTTTCTCCTCCTCAAAAACCTATGATATTGAAGTTTGGCTTCCCGGTCAGCAGAAATACCGTGAGATCTCCTCCTGTTCTAATTTTCTGGACTTCCAGGCTCGCCGAGGCGGTATTCGTTATCGTCCGGAGGGACAAAAGAAGAGTAAGCTTGTCCACACCCTGAACGGATCCGGCCTGGCTGTGGGGCGTACCCTGCTTGCCGTTATGGAAAACTACCAACAGGAAGATGGTAGCATCACCATTCCTGAGGTGCTTAAACCGTACTTTGAAAACAGGTTTTAAGAACAGCTTTCTAGCTCCATGTTAAGGCAATTTTAGTGAGTCAGGTATGGACTCACTAAAATTGACCTATAGGGGAAGGGATAATTATTTAATATCAGGAATAATTCAATTTCAGGGAGACATCGATGCCTAATCGCTCGTTCTTATGCCTTTTTGTTACTCTATTTTTTGTCTCGAATCTTTTTCTCTCTGTCCCCTCATCGCTCTTTGCTCAGGCAATTCCCCCATCGCCCGCCCCGTCAACACAATCAACTGAAAAAATACAGGCCCTGATGGCAGGGCTCAGCGATGAGCAGGTTCGGGCCATGCTTATAACCGAATTGCAAAACGACGCCGCGGTTCTGCCGCCAGAGAAATTACAACGATCTCGAGGCCCGGCTATAGTGTTTGGCACTCTTCTTACATCCCTTGATAAGACTGCCTATAGTTCTGAAAAACGCCTGCAAAAATTGATAGAGAGTGTACCTCTGATAATACCAAGTTTGAAAAGTACATTTTTAAAGCTCTGCCCGGTAGGGACTTCCCATGGAGCAGTTATCAATCTATTATGGATACTGCTCTTCATAGTGACGGGCCTTGTCGCTGAAAAAATATTTAATGTATGGATCACCAGGCACTACTTCCCTCCGGGAGATGCTATTGAAGAAGATGGCCACATTTGGACAAGATTGAGCGCTGGAGTGTCACGGCAGATGCCTGGTATTCTTGGTGTCTTTGTGCTTTTCTTTGTCTCCTATCTCGTCAACATCCTGACCCTCGGAACCCAACTTCCCTTTGTGCAGCTTGTCTTTTTCAGTGCACTTATCGGTCTTCTTTTTTGTAGAATTATTGGCATGATCTCGAAAATCTTTCTGTCGCCGGCAACTTCTGCCTTACGGATTCTTCCTCTGCAGGAGAGCAGTGCCCGGACAGTGCACCGTCTTATAATTGCCATTACGGTCTATATTGTTTTTTCAACCATGTTTTCTATCCTTATCTATCGCCTTTCAGGAGATTATAAGGCCTATATTCTCTTGATGTTTTTAAGCGCCTCGCTGCTGCTCCTTATAACGGC from the Desulfotalea psychrophila LSv54 genome contains:
- the serS gene encoding serine--tRNA ligase; protein product: MLELRFIRENLDLVQERCNRRGMSDELITSFTEIDQKRLSTLAEVESLKNKRNVASKEIAELKRGTDEQKLEAEPLILEMRQIGDKIKILDTSLNQIQEDLDKVVMAIPNLCQDDVPVGNSDEENIELRVWGKKPEFTFTPKAHYELGEEADTIDFERAAKISGARFAILKGFASRLDRALTNFMLDLHTQKHGYTEVLPPFLVNSASLTATGQLPKFKEDLFAIKDWDLYLIPTAEVPVTNIHRDETIAEQDLPIKYTAFTPCFRSEAGSHGRDTRGLVRQHQFNKVELVKFTTPERSTDELESLLGDAEEVLQLLGLHYRVVKLCTGDLGFSSSKTYDIEVWLPGQQKYREISSCSNFLDFQARRGGIRYRPEGQKKSKLVHTLNGSGLAVGRTLLAVMENYQQEDGSITIPEVLKPYFENRF